A stretch of DNA from Catenulispora acidiphila DSM 44928:
CTGTCCACATTCGTCTACGGATTCGCCGCTTCAGAGGCCGGAGGTCGATTCGCCGGTCTCAACATCGAGGCCGAGTTCGACTACACGGCGGGGCACGTCGAGAAGCTCATCGAAGCGCTTGCCGCAGACAGCCGCTGATTCGCGCCATTCACAGGTTCGCCCTGGTGGACTGCACGTAATGATCAAACTTTCAATGATCGCCACAGTTTTGCCACGGTATCGGATAGTATCGGCATCTAATGCGCATACACTCCATAAGGTCTGTGAGCCTTAATCCAGCACCGACTGGCCCGAAAGAATTCAGGGCCGGGTTGGCGCTACTGATAATTGTGTGCGCCATTGTGTTTGCTGATGCGCTGACACCTGCCTGGTTCCACTCCCGGTCGCTGCTCTTGCTGGTACCGGTTGCCGCAGCACTTACCTCCTCGGTCTTGATCACCACGCTCACGGTCGCCGGCGCCATGGGCGCCTTCGCCTACCTGGGGTGGTCCAGGCCAGGCGCGGCATTCACCAGCGGATACGTCATCTTGTTGGTCGGCTGCCTTGTCGCCGCCTTGTTCGTCGCGGCTGTGCGCGAGCAGCAGCGGCGCCGGTTGGTTGTCTCCGATCAGGTCGCGCGAGCCGTGCAGCGTGCGGTGCTGCGCCCGCTGCCGAGCATGGTCGCCGATCTTCGTGTCGCTGAGGCCTACCTGCCAGCAGCCGAAGGCGCGCTGATTGGCGGAGACTGGTACGACGTGCAGCCGTCTCGCTATGGCGTGCGCGTGGTGATCGGAGACGTGAGCGGGAAAGGGCTTGACGCCATTGACGCCTCCGCCGCGCTTCTGGGCACATTTCGCGATGCGGGATATCACGAAGCCAGCCTCCAGGAGGTGGCGCGGCGTCTGGAGGTTTGCATGCAGCGCCACAACGTCTGGGCCCGGACCGTGGAGGGACGTGAGTACGACGGGTTCGCGACGGCGCTGTTGCTGAACTTCAGCGACGGCCACATGGACGTCATCGACTTCGGCCACGTACCCGCGCTCGTGGTGAACGTGCGGGATGGAGCGCCTACCGAGGTCGAATTCGACTCGGCGCTACCGCTGGGCTTGGGGGAGTTGGCCGTTGGGCCGCCGGCTGTGAAGCGTTTGCCCTTCAGGGTTGGCGACCTGCTGGTGCTGGTCACCGATGGTGTGACCGAGAGTCGTGACGTTGTCGGGGATTTCTATCCCCTGATCGATCGACTGCGGGCCATGGCTGTTGACGGGCCCGGGCCCGACCGCTTGTGCGACGCTCTGATCGCGGACGTGTCCCGGTATCGGCGCAGGGGACCCGCTGATGATGCCGCGATCATGGTCATCCAACGCGAGGCCGCGGTGATGATCGAGCAGGACTCGGACGCTCGAAGGCTATACGAGGCGCCCCCGATGGACTGGTGAGGACCGCGTCAGCTGTACTCGCTCTACCTTCAGCCATCCGGCCCGGCTCTTGGCTTGCCTATCGATTTTCGATAGATTTCGATCGGAGATCGATGGAGGGATGGGTCATGGGGATGCTGACAGTGCGTGTGCTGCGCGCCGTGCTCGCGGTACTGCTCACCGGTGCGGTGCTCGTGCAAGCGTTGATGGTGTGGGCTTTGGCCAGTGGAAGCGACCCGGAGGACGGGACGCTTCCACTGACCGCGCTGCGCGTGATCACGATTCTGGGCATCGGGACGATCCAGGTCGCCCTGGTCTGCGTTTGGCGGCTGGTGGTGATGGTGCGGCGCGGAACCGTGTTCTCACACGCCGCCTTCCGGTACGTCGACGGTGTGATCGGCGCGATCGTCGCGGCCGCCCTGGTGTGGTTCACGGTCACGGCCGTCAACGCGCCTCGCCAGCGAGACGACCCGGGCGTCACCGGCATCATGGCCGGCATCGGAGTGGGGATCTTGGGAGTCGCGCTCATCGTGCTCGTGCTGCGGATGCTGCTCGTCCAGGCCGTCGCCCGCGACGGCGAGGCGGCGCAGCTGAAGGCCGAGCTCGACGAGGTCATCTAATGCCGATCGTCGTCGACATCGACGTGATGCTGGCCAAGCGGAAGATGTCGGTGGGCGAACTCGCGGACCGTGTCGGGATCACGCCCGCAAACCTGGCGGTGCTCAAGAACGGCCGTGCCAAAGCAGTGCGCTTCACGACGCTCGCCGCGCTCTGCGAGGCGCTCACCTGCCAGCCGGGCGACCTGCTCCGCTGGGAGGCCGATGACGCCAGGGGGGATGAACCGGGGTCGCTGACGCCAGCGAACAACACAAGGGGCGCTGTGGATCAAGGTGTGATTGCCTGAAGAGGTGAGGCTGTGGCGTCCCAAGGGTGAACGGGAACTGGTTGTTCCCGTCGCCCTGGCTGGGGCGGCGACGTCTGGGCCTGGGCCGCCTGACCGGGTTCCGGAGCCCGCTGTGGGGCGGATCGGTGGGGGATTACTGCTGGCCGGCTCGCTTCTCGTCGCGGGCGTGACCTTGTTGTCCTATATGCGGGACCGGGATCTTCCGCCTCCTGATTCACGCCCCATCTCGCTGATCTTGTGTCTACCCGCCGTGATCGTGGGAGTCTTCCTCGTTCTGAGCCGCGCGTCCGTGCCCGGCTGGTTGGTGAACATCGCGCCGGGCCTGGCGGCGGTGTTGATCTGTATCCCGACAGTGGTGGACGGGCGCCCCGGACCCTTGGGCCCGGTGTTGTTGACCTGGACCGTGGTGTACTCGGCCTACATGCTCGCGATCCATGTCGCTTGGATGACCATGGGGGTGGTCGCGGCATCGTTCGCCGCCGCGGCGTTCGCCAGCCGCGGAGTGGACGGCACCGACCTGTGGATCGCGGTGACCTCCGCGATTTTGGTGGTGTTCATGCTGGTCATCCGTCTACGAAGCCAGTCGGATCGGCTGAGCGCACAGCTGATCGCGCTGGCGCGCGCCGACCCGCTCACCGGTCTGGTCAACCACAGGGGCTTTGAGGAAGCGCTGGGCAGGGCCCAGGTGCGCCACTCGCGGGATGGTCGGCCAGTGTCGCTGCTGGCCATCGACATCGATCGGTTCAAGGACGTCAACGACACGTGGGGTCATCCCGCCGGCGACGCGGTGCTGCAGGAGTTGGCCAAGCTGCTCGCCGCCTACTTCCGCAGCGGCGACGTGATCGCCAGGGTCGGGGGCGAGGAATTCGCGGTCCTGATCAGCGACTGCGGCGTGCACGAGGCGCTCAGGCGCGCCCAGGGTTTGCTGGGGCGCGTCCGCGAGGATTCGCTGACGTGGGACCACCGGATCACGGTGAGCATAGGCGTGGCGACGGTTCCCGATCAGGTCGAGGATTTCGATGGTCTGCACCGTAGCGCCGATCGCGCTCTGTACCGGGCGAAGAAGGCCGGCCGCGACGGGGTGGTCAGCGCGAACAGCGGCAATCTCGTCACCGGTTCGGATGAGGCGGACGCGGGGCGCCGGAATCCGTTAGTCCGATAGCTTTTCCTGATCTGGGGTCTTGCCCTTTACGCGATGCGCGCATCCCTTATCACGCGACAGCATCGGTCGGTGAGAGCGAGTTCGGATACAGGTTGAGGCACACCTTGATCGGATGTCGAGCGCGTCGTGTGGTTGTTTGACAGTCCGAGACATCGTTGAC
This window harbors:
- a CDS encoding PP2C family protein-serine/threonine phosphatase, translating into MALLIIVCAIVFADALTPAWFHSRSLLLLVPVAAALTSSVLITTLTVAGAMGAFAYLGWSRPGAAFTSGYVILLVGCLVAALFVAAVREQQRRRLVVSDQVARAVQRAVLRPLPSMVADLRVAEAYLPAAEGALIGGDWYDVQPSRYGVRVVIGDVSGKGLDAIDASAALLGTFRDAGYHEASLQEVARRLEVCMQRHNVWARTVEGREYDGFATALLLNFSDGHMDVIDFGHVPALVVNVRDGAPTEVEFDSALPLGLGELAVGPPAVKRLPFRVGDLLVLVTDGVTESRDVVGDFYPLIDRLRAMAVDGPGPDRLCDALIADVSRYRRRGPADDAAIMVIQREAAVMIEQDSDARRLYEAPPMDW
- a CDS encoding DUF2975 domain-containing protein, with the protein product MGMLTVRVLRAVLAVLLTGAVLVQALMVWALASGSDPEDGTLPLTALRVITILGIGTIQVALVCVWRLVVMVRRGTVFSHAAFRYVDGVIGAIVAAALVWFTVTAVNAPRQRDDPGVTGIMAGIGVGILGVALIVLVLRMLLVQAVARDGEAAQLKAELDEVI
- a CDS encoding helix-turn-helix domain-containing protein, which translates into the protein MPIVVDIDVMLAKRKMSVGELADRVGITPANLAVLKNGRAKAVRFTTLAALCEALTCQPGDLLRWEADDARGDEPGSLTPANNTRGAVDQGVIA
- a CDS encoding GGDEF domain-containing protein, whose protein sequence is MGRIGGGLLLAGSLLVAGVTLLSYMRDRDLPPPDSRPISLILCLPAVIVGVFLVLSRASVPGWLVNIAPGLAAVLICIPTVVDGRPGPLGPVLLTWTVVYSAYMLAIHVAWMTMGVVAASFAAAAFASRGVDGTDLWIAVTSAILVVFMLVIRLRSQSDRLSAQLIALARADPLTGLVNHRGFEEALGRAQVRHSRDGRPVSLLAIDIDRFKDVNDTWGHPAGDAVLQELAKLLAAYFRSGDVIARVGGEEFAVLISDCGVHEALRRAQGLLGRVREDSLTWDHRITVSIGVATVPDQVEDFDGLHRSADRALYRAKKAGRDGVVSANSGNLVTGSDEADAGRRNPLVR